ACACCAGTGCAACAACACGGTCGGCGTGCACACCCGTCTTTCATCCCCAGCGGACCAACATATGCCTCACAGTCATTGACGGTGTCATCCACAATCCGATCACTCGGCTAGCTGCACCAAGGCCCGGCCCTCCCCAGAATGCACAACCCTTATTACTGTTACTGAGATCCCTTCATCGGTTCTTCTTTGAAGTACAGCGTTGGGGACGCACATTGGCGGCGCACGTGGAGTTGTCGTCAGCGTGGCTTTGTCGGCCCTTGCGATTAGCTTTCAAGATGGCCGCAGAAGATCTACGGTTGTTCTTCGGCTGTCGTTGTGAGTGTCGTGGCGTTTACGCGTCAGGCGTTCGCCGCGGGGTCCCCGTGCTCGCGGGACGGTTGGCCAGTTGGTGTCGAACACTTGGCAGGTAAAGGGGCGCTATGGACACGGCGACGACAAAAGCTGGCCTCACCGACTTGAAGTTTCGTCTGGTGCGAGAATCGTTTGCCGAGGCGGTGTCGTGGGTGGCCAAGAACCTGCCGACCAGGCCCGCGGTGCCGGTGCTGTCCGGAGTTTTGTTGTCCGGCAGCGATGACGGCCTGACGATCTCCGGATTCGATTACGAGGTGTCCGCCGAGGCACAGGTGGCCGCTGAAATAGCTTCTCCCGGAAGCGTTTTGGTGTCGGGAAGGTTGTTGTCCGACATCACCCGGGCCTTGCCCAACAAGCCCGTCGACTTCTACGTCGATGGCAATCGGGTCGCGTTGACCTGCGGAAGCGCCAGGTTCTCGTTGCCGACGATGCCCGTCGAGGATTACCCGACGCTGCCCACATTGCCGGAAGACACCGGCACGCTGCCGGCCGATCTGTTCGCCGAGGCGATCAGTCAGGTGGCCATTGCGGCCGGCCGGGACGACACCTTGCCCATGTTGACTGGGATTCGGGTCGAGATCTCAGGAGATACGGTGGTTTTGGCCGCCACCGACAGATTCCGTTTGGCGGTTCGCGAACTGACTTGGTCGGCGTTGTCGGCCGATGTCGAAGCCGCGGTGCTGGTGCCGGCCAAGACGCTGGCCGAGGCCGCCAAAGCCGGCACCGATGGGTCCGATGTTCGTTTGTCGTTGGGTGCGGGTGCGGGGGTCGGAAAAGACGGACTGCTCGGTATTAGCGGCGACGGCAAGCGCAGCACCACTCGGCTCCTGGACGCGGAGTTCCCGAAGTTTCGGCAGCTGTTGCCGGCCGAGCACACGGCGGTGGCCACCATCGACGTGGCGGAGTTGACCGAGGCCATCAAGCTGGTTGCGTTGGTGGCCGACCGGGGCGCACAGGTGCGGATGGAATTCGCCGACGGCACGCTGCGACTGTCCGCGGGCGCCGACGATGTGGGGCGAGCTGAAGAGGACCTGCCCATTGATTTTGTCGGCGAGCCGTTGACGATCGCGTTCAACCCGACATATCTGACCGACGGGCTTGCGTCGGTGCATTCGGAGCGGGTGTCGTTTGGTTTCACGACTCCTGGTAAGCCGGCGTTGCTACGCCCGGCGTCCGGCGACGATAGCCAGCCGGTCGGCACCGGACCTTTTCCCGCGTTGCCAACGGACTACGTATACCTGTTGATGCCAGTTCGGTTGCCCGGCTAGGTGTACGTCCGGCATTTGGGACTGCGTGACTTCCGGTCTTGGGCGCATGCTGACCTCGAATTGCAGCCGGGCCGGACGGTGTTCGTCGGACCCAACGGCTTTGGGAAGACGAATTTGATTGAGGCGCTGTGGTATTCGACTACCTTGGGTTCGCATCGGGTCGGGACTGACATGCCGTTGATCCGGGCGGGCGCCGACCGTGCGGTAATTTCGACGATCGTCGTCAACGAGGGCAGGGAATGTGCTGTCGATCTGGAGATCGCGGCGGGGCGAGCCAACAAGGCGCGATTGAATCGTTCACCGGTGCGCAGCGCGCGCGGGGTGATCGGCGTATTACGCGCGGTGCTGTTCGCTCCCGAGGACTTGGCCTTGGTGCGAGGCGACCCGGCGGATCGTCGCCGCTACCTCGATGATCTGGCGACGGTACGCCGGCCCGCGATTGCCGGTGTGCGCGCCGATTATGACAAGGTTTTGCGGCAGCGCACGGCGCTGTTGAAATCCATTGCCGGGGCACGGCATCGCGGCGACCGGGGTGCGCTGGACACCCTCGACGTGTGGGATAGCCGGTTGGCCCAATACGGCGCCGAATTGATGGCCGCCCGCATCGATCTGGTCAACCAGTTGGCGCCAGAGGTGGAGAAGTCCTATCAGTTGTTGGCGCCGGGTTCGCGCTCGGCGTTGATCGCCTACCGGGCCAGCCTCGGTGCCGAGGGCGTGGGAGATTTCGAGGGTGGTGACCGAGAATTTTTTGAGGCCGCCTTGTTGGCGGCCCTGTCGGCGCGCCGTGATGCCGAGCTGGAACGTGGGATGTGTCTGGTCGGTCCCCATCGCGATGACCTGGAGTTGCGACTCGGTGATCGCCCCGCCAAAGGCTTTGCCAGCCATGGGGAATCGTGGTCGTTCGCGGTCGCCCTGCGGCTGGCGGCATACGAATTGTTGCGAGCCGACGACGGCGAACCGGTGTTGTTGCTCGACGACGTGTTCGCCGAACTTGACGCCACCCGTCGTCGTGCCTTGGCCACGGTGGCCGAGTCCGCGGAGCAGGTGTTGGTCACCGCGGCGGTGCCGGAAGACATTCCGGCGGACTGGGACGCCAGGCGCGTCCAGATCGATTTGCGCGACGGCGATTCCGGGCGGGTGTCGGCGGTGCAGGCATGACCCGCACCGGTGACGGGTCGGACGGCCCCGCGCAACCGAGTGGGCTGACGGGCATCGACCTGGTGCGGCGCACCCTCGAGGAGGCCCGCGCGGCTGCCCGCGCGCGGGGAAAGGACGCCGGTCGCGGACGGTCGGTGCCGCCCGTTCCACGCCGCGTCGCGGGACACCGGCGAAGTTGGTCGGGGCCGGGGCCCGACGTTCGTGATCCACAACCGCTGGGCAGGCTGACGCGGGAGCTGGCGAAAAAGCGAGGCTGGTCGACTCACGTGGCCGCGGGCATGGTGCTGGGACACTGGTCATCAGTGGTGGGCCAGCAGATAGCCGACCATGCGGCCCCGACCACCTTGAATGACGGAGTGTTGAGCGTGACGGCCGAATCGACCGCGTGGGCTACGCAGCTGCGGATGATGCAACCGCAACTTTTGGCCAAGATCGCCGCGGCCGTCGGCAACGGTGTGGTGACGTCGCTGAAAATCACCGGGCCGGCCGCCCCGTCCTGGCGGAAGGGGCCGCGCCATATCGCCGGCAGGGGGCCGCGGGACACCTACGGGTAGGGCATCCGGCGGCCGAATGATCCCCAGACCGGCCTCGATTAACAAGCGCCTGAGAGCCACCAGGACGAAACGGACCAGCTCGACTAACGTCGGGACGCGCCGGGAATGAAGATATTGAGCACACGGCGCGGTCAGATAGGTAGAAACGCGGCCAGAAAATCGGTCCTGACCCCGGACCACGGTAGAGTGGAGTAGACGACTGCTGCGGTGACTGGACCGTTCGCATGCAACCCCAAGGAGAGCATCCCGACCGTGGCTGCCCAAAAGAAGAAACCACACGACGAATACGGTGCCGCACAGATCACCGTCCTCGAGGGACTGGAGGCCGTCCGCAAACGCCCCGGCATGTACATCGGGTCCACTGGCGAACGCGGTCTGCACCACCTCATCTGGGAGGTCGTCGACAACTCGGTGGACGAGGCGATGGCCGGTTACGCCACCCGGGTGGACGTGCGGTTACTCAATGATGCCGGTGTCGAGGTCGCCGACAACGGGCGCGGCATCCCCGTCGCGACGCACGCCACCGGCATCCCGACCGTCGACGTGGTGATGACCCAACTCCACGCCGGCGGCAAGTTCGGCGGCGAGAACAGCGGATACAACGTCAGTGGCGGTTTGCACGGTGTCGGCGTGTCGGTGGTCAACGCGTTGTCGACCCGGCTCGAGGTGGATGTCGCCCGCGACGGCTACATGTGGTCACAGTTCTACGATCACGCCGAGCCGGGAACCCTCAAACAGGGCGAGGCCACCAAGACGACGGGAACCACCATCAGGTTCTGGGCCGATCCCGACATCTTCGAGACCACCGAGTACGACTTCGAGACGGTGGCGCGCCGACTGCAGGAAATGGCGTTCCTGAACAAGGGTTTGACGATCAACCTCACCGACGAGCGGGTCAGTGAAGAGGAGGTCGTCGACGATGTCGTCAGCGACACCGCCGAGGCACCCAAGTCCGCCGTAGAAAAAGCGGCCGAATCGACTGGCCCACACAAGGTTAAGCACCGCACGTTCCACTACCCGGGCGGCTTGGTGGACTTCGTCAAGCACATCAATCGGACCAAGAACCCGATTCACAACAGCATCGTGGATTTCTCCGGCAAGGGACCGGGCCACGAGGTCGAAATCGCGATGCAGTGGAATGCCGGCTACTCGGAGTCGGTGCACACCTTCGCCAACACCATCAACACCCACGAGGGCGGCACCCACGAAGAGGGCTTCCGCAGCGCGTTGACGTCGGTGGTCAACAAATACGCCAAGGACCGCAAACTCCTGAAGGACAAAGACCCCAACCTCACCGGCGACGACATCCGGGAAGGCCTGGCAGCGGTCATTTCCGTCAAGGTCAGCGAACCGCAATTCGAGGGCCAGACCAAAACCAAGCTGGGCAACACCGAGGTCAAGTCGTTCGTGCAGAAGGTCTGCAACGAACAGCTCACGCACTGGTTCGAAGCCAACCCGGCGGATGCCAAAACTGTTGTAAACAAGGCGGTTTCGTCGGCCCAGGCCCGAATCGCAGCGCGCAAGGCGCGAGAACTGGTGCGCCGCAAGAGCGCCACCGACCTCGGTGGGCTGCCGGGTAAGCTCGCAGACTGCCGCTCCACCGACCCGCGAAAGTCGGAACTGTATGTGGTGGAGGGTGACTCGGCCGGCGGCTCGGCCAAGAGCGGCCGCGACTCGATGTTCCAGGCGATCCTCCCGCTGCGTGGCAAGATCATCAACGTCGAGAAGGCGCGCATCGACCGGGTGCTGAAGAACACCGAAGTTCAGGCGATCATCACCGCGCTGGGCACGGGGATTCACGACGAGTTCGACATCACCAAGCTCCGGTACCACAAGATCGTGCTGATGGCCGACGCCGACGTTGACGGGCAACACATTTCGACGCTGCTGTTGACGCTGCTGTTCCGGTTCATGCGGCCATTGATCGAAAATGGGCACGTGTTCTTGGCGCAGCCGCCGCTATACAAGCTGAAGTGGCAGCGCAGCGATCCCGAGTTCGCGTACTCCGACCGTGAGCGCGACGGCCTGTTGGAGGCGGGACTGAAGGCCGGCAAGAAGATCAACAAGGAAGACGGCATCCAGCGCTACAAGGGTCTGGGCGAAATGGACGCCAAGGAGCTCTGGGAAACCACGATGGACCCGTCCGTGCGGGTGCTGCGCCAGGTCACCCTCGACGACGCGGCGGCGGCCGACGAGCTGTTCTCCATCCTGATGGGCGAGGACGTCGACGCGCGCCGCAGCTTTATCACCCGCAACGCCAAGGACGTTCGCTTCCTGGATGTCTAACGTGTCTCACGTTCGATTACAAACGAGGATTAGATGACCGACACCACGCTGCCCCCCGGCGACGAACCCGTCGACCGGATCGAGCCGGTAGACATTCAGCAGGAGATGCAGCGCAGCTACATCGACTACGCGATGAGCGTGATCGTGGGCCGCGCGCTGCCCGAGGTGCGCGACGGCCTCAAGCCGGTGCACCGCCGCGTGCTGTACGCGATGTACGACTCCGGGTTCCGCCCCGACCGCAGCCACGCCAAGTCGGCGAGGTCGGTCGCCGAGACGATGGGCAACTACCACCCGCACGGCGACGCCTCCATCTACGACACCCTGGTGCGTATGGCGCAGCCGTGGTCGCTGCGGTACCCGCTCGTCGATGGCCAGGGCAACTTTGGCTCGCCGGGCAACGACCCGCCAGCCGCGATGCGGTATTGCTGTACCGGGGATGCGTTGTTGCGCTTGCCATTTGGGCAGTCGGTGCGGATCGGCGACGTCGTCCCCGCAACCCGCCCAAATTCGGATAATGCCGTCGAGTTGAAGGTCCTTGACCGGCACGGCGACCCGGTCGTGGCGGATCGCTTGTTCCATTCCGGCGAGCATCAGACCTACACGGTGCGCACCGCCGAAGGGTACGAAGTCACCGGGACATCGAACCACCCGTTGCTGTGCCTGGTCGACGTCGGCGGCGTGCCCACGCTGCTGTGGAAACTCATCGAAGAGATCCGTCCCGACGACGACGTCGTCTTGCAGCGGACCCCACCGGTCGAGCTCGGACCCGCCGACTGGCACGACGTCATGGAAGCGCTCCTGCTGGGAGCCTTCATCAGTGAAGGTTTCGTATCGGAGCGGTGTGCCGGCTTCGCCAATCTGGACCGCGACTACTTCACAATGGTGGCGGGTGCATACGACGCGGTGGTCGGCGGCAAACACAGTATTTACCAGACGACCAACGCATCGGGCTCTCGGATGCACGTGCTCCGCAGCTATGACAAGGTCGCACTGAAGCAGAGTCGGCTGTGGGAGATGGTCGGACAGCGGTCGGCATACAAGGCCGTACCTAACTGGCTGTGGCACTCCCCCGCCGCCGTCAAGCGCGTATTCCTGCAGGCGCTCTTCGAAGGTGACGGGTCGTGCTCTGCGCTGCCGCGCAACACGATTCAGATCTCTTACTCGACGCGTAGCGAACGGTTGGCTCAAGATGTCCAGCAGATGCTACTGGAGTTCGGAATCGTCACGCGCCGGTACCGACACGCCGTCGGCGAGTACAAGGTCGTCATCACCAACCGCGCCCAAGCCGAACTATTTGCAACACAAGTCGGTTTCGGTGGGGCCAAGCAGGAGAAGCTCGTCGGCATCCTGTCGTCCATGCCGCCTTGCGCCGGCAGGGATAGCGATCACGTTCCGGGGCTGGCGCGGTTCATCCGCAGGCACTGCGGCAGCCGTTGGATCGACAAAGACTGGCTCAACCGCCACAACGTCGACCGCATCCAACGCTGGCGAACCCGCGGCGACGAAATCCTCGCGCACATCGCCGACCCCGATGTGCGTGCCATCGCGACCGACCTCACCGACGGCCGGTTCTACTACGCCAAAGTCGCCTCCGTCACCGAGGCCGGTAGGCAGCCCGTCTACAGCCTGCGCGTCGACACCGACGACCACGCGTTTCTGACCAACGGATTCGTCAGCCACAACACCGAGGCGCGGCTAACCCCGCTGGCGATGGAGATGTTGCGTGAAATCGACGAGGAGACAGTCGATTTCATCCCCAACTACGACGGCCGGGTGCAGGAGCCGACGGTGCTGCCCAGCCGGTTCCCCAACCTGCTGGCCAACGGCTCCGGCGGCATCGCGGTTGGCATGGCGACCAACATCCCGCCGCACAACCTGCGCGAGCTCGCCGAGGCGGTGTTCTGGTGCCTCGAAAACCACGAGGCCGACGAGGAAGCCACGCTGGCCGCCGTCTGCGAACGGGTCAAGGGCCCCGACTTCCCCACCGCCGGATTGATCGTGGGTAGCCAGGGCATCGGCGACGCCTACAAGACCGGCCGCGGGTCGATCCGGATGCGCGGCGTGGTCGAGGTCGAAGAGGCCAGGGGCCGAACGTCTTTGGTCATCACCGAGTTGCCGTATCAGGTCAACCACGACAACTTCATCACCTCGATCGCCGAGCAGGTCCGCGACGGCAAGCTCGGCGGCATCGCCAACGTCGAAGACCAGGGCAGCGACCGCGTCGGTGTGCGCATCGTCGTCGAGCTCAAGCGCGACGCGGTGGCCAAGGTGGTGCTCAACAACCTCTACAAGCACACCCAGCTGCAGACCAGTTTCGGCGCCAACATGCTGGCCATCGTCGACGGGGTGCCCCGCACCCTGCGGCTGGACCAGCTGATCCGCCACTACGTCGAGCACCAACTCGACGTCATCGTCCGGCGCACCACCTATCGGCTGCGCAAGGCCAACGAACGGGCCCACATCCTGCGCGGCCTAGTCAAGGCGCTCGACGCGCTGGACGAAGTCATCGCGCTGATCCGGGCGTCGGAAACCGTCGACATCGCCCGCGCCGGGCTGATCGAGCTCCTCGACATCGACGAAATCCAGTCCCAGGCCATCCTGGACATGCAACTGCGGCGCCTGGCGGCCTTGGAACGCCAGCGCATCGTCGACGACCTGGCCAAGATCGAAGCCGAAATCGCCGACCTGGAAGACATCCTGGCCAAACCGGAGCGGCAGCGCGGGATCGTCCACGACGAACTCCAAGAGATCGTCGACAAGCACGGCGACGACCGTCGCACCCGGATCGTCGCCGCCGACGGCGACGTTAACGACGAGGACCTGATCGCCCGCGAGGACGTCGTCGTCACCATCACCGAAACCGGATACGCCAAGCGCACCAAGACCGATCTGTACCGCAGCCAGAAACGCGGCGGCAAGGGCGTGCAGGGCGCCGGGCTGAAGCAAGACGACATCGTGCGCCACTTCTTCGTCTGCTCGACGCACGACTGGATCCTGTTCTTCACCACCCAGGGCCGGGTGTATCGGGCCAAGGCCTACGAGCTGCCGGAGGCTTCCCGGACCGCCCGCGGTCAGCACGTGGCCAACCTGCTGGCCTTCCAGCCCGAGGAGCGCATCGCCCAGGTGATCCAGATCCGCGGCTACGACGACGCCCCGTATCTGGTGCTGGCGACGCGCAATGGCCTGGTCAAGAAGACCAAGCTGACCGATTTCGACTCCAACCGCTCGGGCGGAATCGTGGCCATCAATCTGCGCGACAACGACGAATTGGTCGGCGCGGTGCTGTGCTCATCGGAGGAGGACCTGCTGCTGGTCTCGGCCAACGGTCAGTCCATTCGGTTCTCGGCGACCGACGAGGCGCTGCGACCGATGGGCCGGGCCACCTCGGGCGTCCAGGGCATGCGATTCAACACCGACGATTACCTGTTGTCGCTCAACGTGGTTCGTGAGGGCACGTACCTGCTCGTCGCGACTTCCGGGGGCTATGCCAAGCGCACCGCGATCGAGGAGTATCCGGTGCAGGGCCGCGGCGGCAAGGGCGTGCTGACCGTCATGTTCGACCGGCGTCGCGGCAAGTTGGTCGGCGCCTTGATCGTCGACGAGGACAGCGAGTTGTACGCGATCACCTCCGGCGGGGGCGTGATCCGGACCGCGGCGCGCCAGGTGCGCAAGGCGGGGCGGCAGACCAAGGGCGTCCGGTTGATGAACCTGGGTGAGGGCGACACACTGTTAGCCATCGCGCGCAATGCCGAGGAAGCCGCGGACGAAACCATCGGAGAAGCCGAGGATGCTGCGGATGGGCAAGGCTAGCCGGGGTAGCGATGCGGACCAAGCGGCGGTCCTGCAGGGGCCTGGGCGGCAGTCAGGCAATAGACTCGGCCGGACCAGTAATGCGACTGCTCCCGCGTAGGCGGCCGCGGTAGGAGATGTAAGGAGTCGGGGTGACCTCACCGAACGAGCCGGGCGCCCCCAAGACGGGCGACGGCCTCAATGGGGATGGTTCGGTCGAGCGTGCCGGTGCACACCGCGCGGCGCCCACACAGGCCGGCCGTATTCAGGAGGGCGATCCGCCGCCGTGGCGGCGTGGTACCGCCCGGCCGCCCCAGTCAACGCACCGCCCGGCCGAACCACACACCGAGGTGCGGCCGCCGGGCCCGCCCTCCGGTGCCGATGCCCGGCTGAACCGCTTCATCTCCGGTACCGCCGCGCCGGCGGCCGGCGCGCCCCCCCACTCGAAGAACCCACCGCACGACTTCGACGCCGCGCCAACCCGCGGCGACGGGCCACCCGCCGAGGCCTACGCCAGCGAGTTGCCGGATCTGTCCGGCCCAATTCCCCGGGCTGCGCAGCGCAAGGCCACACCCGACCGCACCTCGGAGCCGTCGAGCACGTCGGGATCGGGCCGTTCGGCGACCCCCGATAGCCGAGAAGGCCGGGAGAACCGCGTTCAGGTGTCGCGGCGAACCCGGGGCCCGGTTCGGGCCAGCATGCAGATCCGCCGGATCGATCCGTGGAGCACGTTGAAGGTGTCCCTGTTGCTTTCGGTGGCGTTGTTCTTCGTCTGGATGATCGCGGTGGCGTTCCTCTACCTCGTGCTTGGGGGCATGGGCGTGTGGGCGAAGCTGAACAGCAACGTCGGCGACTTGCTGAACAACACCAGCGGTAGCAGCGGCGAACTGGTCTCCAGCGGCACGATCTTCGGTGGCGCCGTGCTGATCGGCTTGGTCAACATCGTCCTGTTGACCGCGATGGCCACCATCGCCGCGTTCGTCTACAACCTGACCACCGATCTGATCGGCGGCATCGAAGTGACGTTGGCGGACCGGGATTAGTCGCGCGCTTTTGGGGGTGGGACGACGAGTGCGGTAATCTCGTCGCTCGGCCGTACACGCGTACGGGCCTATAGCTCAGGCGGTTAGAGCGCTTCGCTGATAACGAAGAGGTCGGAGGTTCGAGTCCTCCTAGGCCCACAACCATGTGCCCGTCGAGACGTTGCGCGAGACTTGTATTGCCGCTGGCATTGATCGCTGTAGCAGCGGCGGTGGCGCGGTCACGACGCGGAGTCGAGGTCTGGCACGTGGCGGCGGCTGACACACCCGGTCAACCACCCGGTCACGACGGGGGGCCTTAGCTCAGTTGGTAGAGCACTGCCTTTGCAAGGCAGGTGTCAGGGGTTCGATTCCCCTAGGCTCCACAGGCTACGGGCGTGGTTGAACGTCGACGCTGGGCGGCCGGGGCGACGGCTCCGGACGCTCCGCCCGCACCGAGCGCCGGACGATGCTGAACGCGACGGCGCCGCCACCCAGGACCACGACGACAGCCCCGGCGATCACCCATGGGCGCTTGCTGCGACGCCGGGACCGGCGCGCGTCCTGCAGCGCCTGGGGCAGCCCCGCGACCACCTCCTGCGCGGCGGCCAGCTCTTGGGCGATGGTTTCTTGGGCCGCGGCGATTTCCCGGGCCAGCCGGCCCTCCCGGTAACGGCGCCGAAGCTCCGAGGCGGACGACCGGGCGGAGTCGACGCCCAGCCCCACAACTCCTCGGGTGACGTCCACCGGTCCCACCGCCGAATAGGTCAGGCCCCGGGTCAGTCGCTCCCGAGGGGTCAGCCGGGATCCCGTTTTCGCGCTCATTTGCCGCCTTTCCGTGCCGCTCGTCCGGTGCCTCATCAGACTGCCACCAATAAGACGCCCGCGGATCTATTGTGCGCGCGCCGCGTTTTCGGCGCGGAGACTCCCGACGGGTGACACCGGGTGCGGGCATGCCCGGCTGTAATGGCAGACTTTGGTGTCGTGACCAACAGCCCCATTCAGACCGCCACCGCGACGCTGCACACCAACCGCGGGGACATCAAGGTTGCCCTGTTCGGGAACCATGCGCCCAAGACCGTCGCCAACTTCGTTGGCTTGGCGCAGGGCACCAAGGAGTACTCGACCCAGAACGCGTCGGGCGGCCCGTCCGGTCCGTTCTACGACGGCGCGGTGTTTCACCGCGTGATCCGTGGCTTCATGATCCAGGGTGGCGATCCGACCGGTACGGGACGCGGCGGCCCGGGCTACAAGTTCGCCGACGAGTTCCACCCCGAGCTGCAATTCGACAAGCCGTACCTGCTGGCGATGGCCAATGCGGGCCCCGGCACCAACGGCTCGCAGTTCTTCATCACGGTGGCCAAGACCCCGCACCTGAACCGGCGCCACACGATCTTCGGCGAAGTGACCGACCCGGATTCGCAGAAGGTTGTCGACGCGATCGCGACGACGTCCACCGACGGCAACGACCGTCCCACCGACCCCGTCGTCATCGAGTCGATCACGATTTCCTGAACCCCGGTCAGGACCGGTTGCGACCCGCGTAGCCGGCGGCCGTGAGCGCGTCGAGCACCTCCAACGGGTCCGTCCCCAGGTCCCAACGGGAGAGGACCACCAGTCCCCCGTTGGCGGCTTCGACCTCGAGCAACCGCACTTTGCGCGCATGACGGCGGAACTCGGTGATGCGGATGATCTTGATGTCGGAGGGTTGTAATACCTGCGTCCGGAACCAGCCCCGCATCACCAGACCGTCGGGGGTGATTGCCAGCTTTGGGCGCGCGCGCCACGTTGCGCCCGCAAACAAGATCAGGCCCAGTGCGGCAATGCTCGTCAGAATGCG
The nucleotide sequence above comes from Mycobacterium malmoense. Encoded proteins:
- the gyrB gene encoding DNA topoisomerase (ATP-hydrolyzing) subunit B produces the protein MAAQKKKPHDEYGAAQITVLEGLEAVRKRPGMYIGSTGERGLHHLIWEVVDNSVDEAMAGYATRVDVRLLNDAGVEVADNGRGIPVATHATGIPTVDVVMTQLHAGGKFGGENSGYNVSGGLHGVGVSVVNALSTRLEVDVARDGYMWSQFYDHAEPGTLKQGEATKTTGTTIRFWADPDIFETTEYDFETVARRLQEMAFLNKGLTINLTDERVSEEEVVDDVVSDTAEAPKSAVEKAAESTGPHKVKHRTFHYPGGLVDFVKHINRTKNPIHNSIVDFSGKGPGHEVEIAMQWNAGYSESVHTFANTINTHEGGTHEEGFRSALTSVVNKYAKDRKLLKDKDPNLTGDDIREGLAAVISVKVSEPQFEGQTKTKLGNTEVKSFVQKVCNEQLTHWFEANPADAKTVVNKAVSSAQARIAARKARELVRRKSATDLGGLPGKLADCRSTDPRKSELYVVEGDSAGGSAKSGRDSMFQAILPLRGKIINVEKARIDRVLKNTEVQAIITALGTGIHDEFDITKLRYHKIVLMADADVDGQHISTLLLTLLFRFMRPLIENGHVFLAQPPLYKLKWQRSDPEFAYSDRERDGLLEAGLKAGKKINKEDGIQRYKGLGEMDAKELWETTMDPSVRVLRQVTLDDAAAADELFSILMGEDVDARRSFITRNAKDVRFLDV
- the gyrA gene encoding intein-containing DNA gyrase subunit A, with product MTDTTLPPGDEPVDRIEPVDIQQEMQRSYIDYAMSVIVGRALPEVRDGLKPVHRRVLYAMYDSGFRPDRSHAKSARSVAETMGNYHPHGDASIYDTLVRMAQPWSLRYPLVDGQGNFGSPGNDPPAAMRYCCTGDALLRLPFGQSVRIGDVVPATRPNSDNAVELKVLDRHGDPVVADRLFHSGEHQTYTVRTAEGYEVTGTSNHPLLCLVDVGGVPTLLWKLIEEIRPDDDVVLQRTPPVELGPADWHDVMEALLLGAFISEGFVSERCAGFANLDRDYFTMVAGAYDAVVGGKHSIYQTTNASGSRMHVLRSYDKVALKQSRLWEMVGQRSAYKAVPNWLWHSPAAVKRVFLQALFEGDGSCSALPRNTIQISYSTRSERLAQDVQQMLLEFGIVTRRYRHAVGEYKVVITNRAQAELFATQVGFGGAKQEKLVGILSSMPPCAGRDSDHVPGLARFIRRHCGSRWIDKDWLNRHNVDRIQRWRTRGDEILAHIADPDVRAIATDLTDGRFYYAKVASVTEAGRQPVYSLRVDTDDHAFLTNGFVSHNTEARLTPLAMEMLREIDEETVDFIPNYDGRVQEPTVLPSRFPNLLANGSGGIAVGMATNIPPHNLRELAEAVFWCLENHEADEEATLAAVCERVKGPDFPTAGLIVGSQGIGDAYKTGRGSIRMRGVVEVEEARGRTSLVITELPYQVNHDNFITSIAEQVRDGKLGGIANVEDQGSDRVGVRIVVELKRDAVAKVVLNNLYKHTQLQTSFGANMLAIVDGVPRTLRLDQLIRHYVEHQLDVIVRRTTYRLRKANERAHILRGLVKALDALDEVIALIRASETVDIARAGLIELLDIDEIQSQAILDMQLRRLAALERQRIVDDLAKIEAEIADLEDILAKPERQRGIVHDELQEIVDKHGDDRRTRIVAADGDVNDEDLIAREDVVVTITETGYAKRTKTDLYRSQKRGGKGVQGAGLKQDDIVRHFFVCSTHDWILFFTTQGRVYRAKAYELPEASRTARGQHVANLLAFQPEERIAQVIQIRGYDDAPYLVLATRNGLVKKTKLTDFDSNRSGGIVAINLRDNDELVGAVLCSSEEDLLLVSANGQSIRFSATDEALRPMGRATSGVQGMRFNTDDYLLSLNVVREGTYLLVATSGGYAKRTAIEEYPVQGRGGKGVLTVMFDRRRGKLVGALIVDEDSELYAITSGGGVIRTAARQVRKAGRQTKGVRLMNLGEGDTLLAIARNAEEAADETIGEAEDAADGQG
- a CDS encoding DUF3566 domain-containing protein, which gives rise to MTSPNEPGAPKTGDGLNGDGSVERAGAHRAAPTQAGRIQEGDPPPWRRGTARPPQSTHRPAEPHTEVRPPGPPSGADARLNRFISGTAAPAAGAPPHSKNPPHDFDAAPTRGDGPPAEAYASELPDLSGPIPRAAQRKATPDRTSEPSSTSGSGRSATPDSREGRENRVQVSRRTRGPVRASMQIRRIDPWSTLKVSLLLSVALFFVWMIAVAFLYLVLGGMGVWAKLNSNVGDLLNNTSGSSGELVSSGTIFGGAVLIGLVNIVLLTAMATIAAFVYNLTTDLIGGIEVTLADRD
- a CDS encoding DUF721 family protein, encoding MTRTGDGSDGPAQPSGLTGIDLVRRTLEEARAAARARGKDAGRGRSVPPVPRRVAGHRRSWSGPGPDVRDPQPLGRLTRELAKKRGWSTHVAAGMVLGHWSSVVGQQIADHAAPTTLNDGVLSVTAESTAWATQLRMMQPQLLAKIAAAVGNGVVTSLKITGPAAPSWRKGPRHIAGRGPRDTYG
- the recF gene encoding DNA replication/repair protein RecF (All proteins in this family for which functions are known are DNA-binding proteins that assist the filamentation of RecA onto DNA for the initiation of recombination or recombinational repair.), translating into MYVRHLGLRDFRSWAHADLELQPGRTVFVGPNGFGKTNLIEALWYSTTLGSHRVGTDMPLIRAGADRAVISTIVVNEGRECAVDLEIAAGRANKARLNRSPVRSARGVIGVLRAVLFAPEDLALVRGDPADRRRYLDDLATVRRPAIAGVRADYDKVLRQRTALLKSIAGARHRGDRGALDTLDVWDSRLAQYGAELMAARIDLVNQLAPEVEKSYQLLAPGSRSALIAYRASLGAEGVGDFEGGDREFFEAALLAALSARRDAELERGMCLVGPHRDDLELRLGDRPAKGFASHGESWSFAVALRLAAYELLRADDGEPVLLLDDVFAELDATRRRALATVAESAEQVLVTAAVPEDIPADWDARRVQIDLRDGDSGRVSAVQA
- the dnaN gene encoding DNA polymerase III subunit beta; translated protein: MDTATTKAGLTDLKFRLVRESFAEAVSWVAKNLPTRPAVPVLSGVLLSGSDDGLTISGFDYEVSAEAQVAAEIASPGSVLVSGRLLSDITRALPNKPVDFYVDGNRVALTCGSARFSLPTMPVEDYPTLPTLPEDTGTLPADLFAEAISQVAIAAGRDDTLPMLTGIRVEISGDTVVLAATDRFRLAVRELTWSALSADVEAAVLVPAKTLAEAAKAGTDGSDVRLSLGAGAGVGKDGLLGISGDGKRSTTRLLDAEFPKFRQLLPAEHTAVATIDVAELTEAIKLVALVADRGAQVRMEFADGTLRLSAGADDVGRAEEDLPIDFVGEPLTIAFNPTYLTDGLASVHSERVSFGFTTPGKPALLRPASGDDSQPVGTGPFPALPTDYVYLLMPVRLPG